One Danio rerio strain Tuebingen ecotype United States chromosome 7, GRCz12tu, whole genome shotgun sequence genomic window, TCGAGCGCATCGCCGGTGAGGCGTCTCGTCTCGCTCATTACAACAAGCGCTCCACCATCACATCGAGAGAGATCCAGACCGCCGTGCGTCTGCTGCTACCCGGGGAGTTGGCCAAACACGCCGTGTCTGAGGGCACAAAGGCCGTCACCAAGTACACCAGCTCCAAGTAAAGCGCTGAATCAATTTCTGCGATccaaaggctcttttaagagccacccacGTTTACACATAAAGAGCCCTTTTTCTGCTGTCTGTGGAAGTAAGGTACTTCTAGAAACCAAATAATTAGTTTGTCGCTGCTCCATATACTTCTGAAAGGTTTTTCACACCAAGCAAAGATTTCTTTTTAATTTCTACAAGTTTTCTTTGAAGGAAACTGGGTTGGTCGAAGTTGACCTTTAATCTGTGAAAACATCAGCATATATGATATCAAAGTAAATGTGAAGGGGATTGTACGCTTCAACGTAGttttcatcatttacttatttCAAACCCTTTTTCTTCTGCACAAAAAATATTCTGAGGAAAGCTAGAAccctgtgaccattgacttccttgGTATGTTTTTCCTACAAGTCAAAGAATACAGGTTTTACATGTGGACTACTTCATTCAAgaatcatcttttgtgttcaacattaaAACTGTAAGGCTTGTAATCGCTTTGGGGTCAGTATAAAGTGTTTCCATGAGCTTTATGAGGGCTGGCAAACCAGCTAAAGATGCAATAACAGGCAGTTTCAGGTAAAAGATGGAACATAAGAGAAAAAAGCTTTTCTGGTCCacttttttttgctaaattttcTAATTGTTCCCAACACCTTAGATTGTACTGCGTTTTCACTGACGATGCTATAATAAAAGTGTCATTGACTTGGTGAGCAGGACCTAATTTACCCAATTCACGTGTTCCCAATGACTGGTTTAACCTgttatgtattttacatttttaaatgatgtataaGACGACACTAGAGTAGCCGTGCTGTTCCATGCAGTATTCTTTTATTAACTGAACTCAACATGATGACGTCACTCAGGTACGGGTAGCACACTCATACAAAATACATGACATAACCAACTGTGCTCTATCCGAAGTTGTGTAATACTAATAGATTTTAATTgtgggttaactatccctttcaTACCATAACCAGAacatttgagcatttgattcGTCATTTAGTTATCACAGGTTTATACAGAGTtgatcatgaaaaaaaaaatccaaatacatTTGAGCGTTTGATTTCTCATTTGAAAATGCATTTCGATGAATTGTTTGTTAGTTTGAGTCGTTTTTGAGAGTTTAGtttatgtgattttgttttcttaaaagtaattttattagGAAAAGGCTTTCATTACACGGGTATTACAAACATTCGCCACAAACTTGCAAAGGCCGCACCCTCGATCTTTTGTGAATTGGAGGGAAGTGCAGTGATTGGTTTTCAACTGAGATAGTTTCTGACCAATAGGCGAGAAGCACGTTAGCTTTAAAATCGGATTGTCGCGCACAACGGAGTTATACGTTGTTTCTTGAGAACTAACTGTGCATCATGAGCGGAAGAGGCAAAACCGGCGGTAAGGCCCGAGCAAAGGCTAAGACTCGCTCCTCTAGGGCGGGCCTGCAGTTCCCCGTTGGTCGCGTTCACAGACTGCTCCGCAAGGGTAACTACGCTCAGCGGGTTGGTGCTGGAGCTCCAGTGTATCTGGCCGCTGTGCTCGAGTATTTGACTGCTGAGATCCTGGAATTGGCTGGAAACGCTGCCCGGGACAACAAGAAGACCCGCATCATCCCCCGACATCTGCAGCTGGCGGTGCGTAATGATGAGGAGCTGAACAAGCTTCTGGGTGGAGTGACCATCGCTCAGGGCGGTGTGCTGCCCAACATCCAGGCCGTGCTGCTGCCCAAGAAGACAGAGAAGGCCGCCAAAGGCAAATAAACTGAAGTTGCAATTTTAAACCTACCCAAAGGCTCTTATCAGAGCCACCCACTTTCTCTATAAATGGCAATTTTGTTAAAACTGATTTTAGTTAAAGACTTTCATTAAGGAGGATGTTTAGGCAGCGTTTGTTATGATTAGAGAGTGTAGGTCTTAGATTTCTACTAACGTAGTGTTGGATTCATTAATCTTTACTCCATTTTTAAATATGGTTTATTCTTGTGATATTATTTGTCAAACAATGTGAACTATATAAGCGTCAGACGCACAatccctaaaaaaaaaacttttttgaacctgaatattctatctatctatctatctatctatctatctatctatctatctatctatctatctatcataatGTTAGTGTagtgtttaataatgtttaatacaCAAATCACATTGAGAGTATCATTTCTATAAATGACAACAGATTTGATATTTTCAGATGAGTAACTATCTAATGCTGTAATTGCGTTATTTATCTTATTAAATTTCATCCACTGCAGAGCCATTAATATTGCCAATAAATCTGttgtataatatacattttttaaaggctTTTGGGTGAGCTGTCggtttatttatgtaattcaaacaaaaaaaaatacaatccgAGCCACATGGCCTGAAGATTGACGCGTTTACTGTGACGTTGCGTTTTAGCTCCGCCTTGAGTATTTCAACTAGGTCGTCTAAGTGACTGTAAAGCCTCTTGTACAAAACCCGAACCCTACACATTTGACTTTGAGTTAACATCTGATCATCATGTCTGGTAGAGGCAAAGGCGGTAAAGGACTGGGAAAAGGAGGCGCTAAGCGTCATCGTAAGGTGTTGCGTGATAACATCCAAGGGATCACTAAACCCGCCATCCGTCGTCTCGCTCGCCGTGGTGGAGTCAAGCGCATCTCTGGTCTGATCTACGAAGAGACTCGCGGCGTTCTCAAGGTGTTCTTGGAGAACGTGATTCGTGACGCTGTTACCTACACCGAGCATGCCAAGAGGAAGACCGTGACCGCTATGGATGTGGTGTATGCTCTTAAACGTCAGGGACGCACTCTGTACGGGTTCGGCGGTTAAACTTCTGTTATCGATCCTTAATCCAacggctcttttaagagccacccacGATGTCTCAAAAGAGTTAGTTTTTACTTGTTGCTTTATAATGAGTAATAAAGTGTTTACAGCTTTGTATGTTATTGTAACGGTTTTGAAAGTTACATTGTGTGGATGTCTTTCAccttgaaattatttattaaatgctcgaAATCCAGTTGTGACAAATAATACATGTCAtacatacaatttatttttttttagtcttatAAAGCATCTTGTAGGTTAAAAAAACACTCATCGACTCCAATACCAGTCTGGCGGTTTTTCAGACAAGAAATTTCCGTGACAAACCGACTCCAGACggcttaataataaactttagcgtatattttaaaaatctagtaCCTACTTTGTCTCACTGTGGTGTGtaacctacaatatgctctttaagTCACAAAAGACCAATTCAGTATCGATTTAGCCAGAATACTTAATATAGTATGACTGCGTTTGCTTGAAGAAAGCATCTAtcaatttattataatttgattTGATGAGCTGTATATTACTAGAAAATAGTTATTCGCAtaagttatttgtttgttttataataaaaacaattaaatgatttaaaaagaaCTTCTGAGAGGGAAAGTAAAGCGATGGACCGGACGCCGGTTATCTATGCGAAAGGGATTCCTGGGCGGGGCCTACAGGTTTCAAAGCATACAATTGGTAAATCTGCTTGTTAGCGTGACTCAATTTTGACCAATTAAATCAGAGGTGGATATTTATTTCTCCAATGCACCAATCAGAAGGCTGGTTATTCCTTCTGAAATCTGCACAAGGGCCTAATAAATTCTTATGTCTCACCCGTATAGTTGACAGAACATATTACCTTCTCCATTCGAATATGCCAGAACCAGCGAAGCCCGCACCCAAGAAAGGCTCCAAGAAGGCGGTTACTAAAACcgctggtaaaggaggaaagaagCGCAAGAGGACCAGGAAGGAGAGCTATGCTATCTACGTGTACAAAGTGCTGAAGCAGGTTCATCCTGACACTGGTATCTCCTCTAAAGCGATGGGCATTATGAATTCGTTCGTCAACGACATCTTCGAGCGCATCGCCGGTGAGGCTTCTCGTCTCGCTCACTACAACAAGCGCTCCACCATCACATCAAGAGAGATCCAGACCGCCGTGCGTCTGCTGCTGCCCGGAGAGCTGGCCAAACACGCCGTGTCTGAGGGCACAAAGGCCGTCACCAAGTACACCAGCTCCAAGTAAAACGATTTCTGACGCCTTTCAACTTCTCCAATccaaaggctcttttaagagccacccaTGTTCTCATCTAAAGAGCTATATCTTATGTGTGGTCTATAATGTCAAAAGAACCGCCATTATTTACAAATCTGAAGAGGTTAAAGTATAGTTAAGTAATTTGAATAAAGACGCCAGCAAACAACTATTTACTCATCATTAAATGAACAGTAAGACTTGATCAAATAAAACAATGTAAGGTTCAGAAATTATTCACTTTACacaattattttatatgaaatacaATTAGCCAAACATTTCCTgaaataatgaatttaaatagtttgaagtgatgATTCATGTTGTTAATGTATTTATAGCGTTTATGAGAAGCTTATAAAAAGCCAAAGTAAACCCATCGGAAGCTAAAATTAGATTTACAAATAGTCTAAATTGGCTCCTTAATTGTTTGACGTGTTCAGTACATAAAACAAATCATTTCGTAATAATGCTGCacatcttgttttatttttcacaGGCCGTATGTGCAGAAAAACAACCTCAGTGAAAGAACAGAGGATAAATGACTCCATAAATCTAAAACTACATTTACGGCGTCTCCTATTTGAATTCAGCGATGAAGCCTTGACCCTCTTCATATCAATAAGGTCTTTCTAGTCtgctgaaaaatattttaatgcactTGTTTTGCTCTGTGTTTAAACGGAGAAAGCACAAGTTTTGTGTCGAGGCGATTCTCTGAGAGGCGGTGATTGAGTCTACACGGTTCTCATGTGGTAGATAAGTTCACAGCGCCGCCCAGCAGAGCTTCATTATTCACTGCTAGTTGTAGGTGAAGGTTCCTGCTCAGAGAAATGGCTGAAACTGCTCCAGCACCCGCTGCCTCACCGGCGAAGGCTCCCAAGAAGAAAGCGGCGTCCAAGCCCAAGAAAGCGGGCCCAAATGTTCGCGACCTCATCGTCAAGACTGTGACCGCATCAAAGGAGAGAAACGGCGTGTCTCTCGCAGCCCTGAAGAAGGCTCTCTCCGCCGGTGGATATGATGTGGAGAAGAACAACTCCCGCGTCAAAACCGCCGTCAAGGCATTGGTAACCAATGGCACTCTGGCCCAAACCAAAGGCACAGGCGCCTCCGGTTCATTCAAGCTCAACAAGAAGCAAGCCGAGCCCAAGAAGGCAGCCAAGAAAACCGCCGCGAAGGCCAAGAAACCAGCCGCTAAGAAATCTCCCAAGAAGGTGAAGAAACCAGCGGCCACATCTGTGAAGAAGGCGACAAAGAGCCCCAAGAAAGCCAAGAAGCCAGCAGCTGCCAAGAAGGCCACCAAGAGCCCCAAGAAGGCAAAGAAACCAGTAGCGGCCAAGAAAGCAGCCAAGAGCCCCAAGAAGGTGAAGGCAGTCAAGCCCAAAACAGCCAAACCCAAGGCGGCGAAGCCTAAAAAGGCGGCTCCTAAGAAGAAGTAATCGACTATTTCTGCTCGATTCTTCCTAAAACCCAAACGGTTCTTTTAAGAGCCACTTACATAACAGTGAAGAGTATGATTTCAACAATTAGAGCGCGTTTCAGGATTGCTCTAAAACTGGTATATCCTCAACGTACATGCTTAAAACAGCAACTTAACACATCAACATGAATACAGGGCCGAAAACGCAAGTAGTTTAGATTTGAAAGAATCCCTTATGAGGATATTCTCgactattaaaactatgttttatgcattttatgAATTAAATGATAGTTAAAGGGCTAAAATACAGCACTGGTTGTGACACTAATTCAGAACAAATCAGCTCAAATATCTCTACCACAACAAATTCTCACTTGAAGTCTTTCCTCAAATCTAAAAAGCCCTTAAGGTTTCAATACTACTCTACATCTCTGCTTATTTTCAAAGTACACTAAGAAATATTGTCGAGAATTGAACAAgaaccttttaaaaaaaagtatgtcaAGTTTTTTTGCCTGCAAGTAACATTTatactaaatatatttattttgttcttttgaGCGGGAAAACACACCAGGCTGCCACTCGTCTGTTGAAAAAGACAAAACGCATAGCCATTGGTCAGAGTTCACACGTCACACTGTAATGTACATGTAACAGCCAATGCTTCCACAGTCACGCAATGAAGCTGGAGAGTTTAAAAGGCGGTCTCTGGAAGCGTGAACGTTATTGTTTACCATTAGACAGACAGTTCGTAGATTCTTTGCAATGGCAAGAACAAAGCAGACCGCCCGTAAGTCAACCGGAGGAAAGGCTCCAAGAAAACAGCTCGCCACCAAAGCTGCCCGTAAGAGTGCACCGGCAACCGGAGGCGTCAAGAAACCTCATCGTTACAGGCCTGGTACCGTGGCTCTGAGAGAGATCCGCCGTTATCAGAAGTCTACTGAGTTGCTGATCCGCAAATTGCCCTTCCAGCGTCTGGTGAGAGAAATTGCTCAAGATTTCAAGACTGATCTCCGTTTCCAGAGCTCTGCTGTCATGGCTCTGCAAGAGGCCAGTGAGGCTTATCTGGTGGGTCTGTTTGAGGACACAAACCTGTGCGCCATCCACGCCAAGAGAGTCACCATCATGCCCAAAGACATCCAACTGGCCCGCCGCATCCGCGGAGAGCGCGCCTAAATCCACTTCTGACGCATTGAACAcaaaggctcttttaagagccacctAAATATCAATGAAAGAAATTTCCACTTTAGTTTGCCAGCTGTTTCTGCTCTAACTGAAATGATTGATTTAGAAGTGAGAAGTGTTGCTTTATTCAGGTTTCCTGAACAGTGAGACTAATGCAATGTGCTACATGAGTACATAAGACAGTTGTTGGCTGCATTTTCGTATGAATCATATTAACCTTTTATTACAAGTTTGGCTTGACTGAACCTTCAAACATTTAGACGAGGCGTCCACgctgttttcaactaggtccggtAGCCAAGTACATTTCGTCTTGTTCATCGGCCGACCGAGGAAAAAGTTGTAAGTAATTTGGCTCGGGAGACAGTTTCTCCTGTTTTTAGTTTGcagatgtttaaataaattatattacgCGTGATGAATAACGAATTAGGTTAAACATAATGCAGTATTCGcattttaaaactattagaaACGGCCTTCAGTACAGTTCTAGTGATTCTAAATGCCATGTTATGAAGCCTTATTTTTAAGCTTTTGTGGTGTTTTAGAAAATGTccacaatgttttatttattttttctgttctgaaaaggagtcccaagttctttaaatatttacagtaattggTTCATACAGTATAAAACCTTCGCGAACGTATCTGCATGCattagaccaatcacaacaggccTGGTCATCCAACCAATCACCGCAGACTAGCATCACACAAAGAAGGGGTTTGGAAACGACTCTTTTTCGGCTTGTCATTCAACAAAAGAGGTAAAACAACTGTTTCCATTGTTAATGCACACTTATGAGTTGTAAGTAATGAAGTTCAAACATGACAAATTTAGAATAAAATCCCATAATTTGCAAAAAGAtttttacacacttatttaaGGTGGTTTTGGGCTTGTGAAAGAAATAATGCATATGTTGAGAGGTGGAAACGCATTTGCCGAATAAACCCAATAAACCCATGTGGCTAATCAGCTGTCATCATAAGCTTAATCTGTATAATCATTACATGTTTAGAACTTcgtaaatgtatataaaaggtTAACAAAACACCACAGTGCCATATATTTTTACAATCTGGTGTGATATTCCTTTTAGACTAAACCTGCAAACTCTTTGCCTGATAGATTCCTTTGACTTAAAGATGCATAAATCAAGTTCACTCCCCAACATCCCTGTGTGCCAACGTCCTGTTTGTGTTTGCACTGCAGTGTATTAGATGTGGCGCTAGGATAGGGGTTGTACCTCTAAATATACACAAGggcatttttattcagtgttgTTCTCTCAGGGTTGTTGGTAGGTTGTTCTTCAGTTATCAGTATTCGATACTCTTGTTACATTTAttggtttgatttatttttatttttttattgtgatcaACTGGTTCATCAGTGTTGACATCTACATAGTGTAGTGCAGAAATGGTTGACAGTGCATGCACATACTTGATGTGCATACATTTAAAGTAGAATCTGACCTTAAGGAATGGCTGTCAgagaaataaatgtatttaggTTGGTAATGACTTGAGAGTGAATAAACAGTAAGTTTTTTGATGAACTCTTCAGTTATATGCCTAATAACCGTATCTGAAAGTAAACAATACAGAAACTGAGGATCTATTCATAATCCAGCTAAAATAAAGCTCAACTGGGTTCAATCATTCCATCTTCCAATTCCCTTCTTCAAAGTGTGAAATGACTGTTTAAACACAGCAAGTGTCTGTCTGTTAATGCAGTCTGTTAGTGTGTCAGGATGGGCTCCAGCACACTGCCTCTCATCATCTGTGAGTATTTGATTATGATACACagctattttctgtttttaattcagtttaattttgtataaaacaaTGCGTGTGTGTAGTGTGGTGTTCGAGTCTCTCTGTATATTGTGTTGTTTATTGTTCAGATTTAGTGTTATTATGCATTACATGCTGATCAGATGCAGAAGAAGGACAAATGAGCACAAGGAAGCAAGGAAGCAAGGAAGCAATATAAGATTGTCTGCTTTCTCCTAATATCAAGTGCTGGGTGCTTTTCTATAAGATGCTAATTTGATAATGGCACATTTTCTTAGACATTGTACACAATTAACGCATAATGCAAgctaaaatagtaaaaatagtgGCCATAATAATTGTTTACATTGagggattcggatttctgctttccaatccgtctcatcatgaaccaacatttatccttttcatcatcctgtttctcagtatttaactgtgaattgattttaattaatgaataagttaacacattgcttaatataagaatgttcagtgcatttgcctgtctctttataactattttcagaagccacccaactaggtcagaggtcacagagaccttgagtggaactgagggctgaggactggaagcaactgtgtctattgttatttctaggagttaatactgtctaaaatgtgtaaagtgaTTTTGCAatttttacggttaaatcttataaagtgattctactttttattcaagatagactttgtgtagtgaagattataactgcctgaatgtaaattataccagtttttaaccagttttgatagacggctgagagtacactcagccttggataagaaacagattatactttatgtgtgtgtgctctatTTGATTgctgatccgtttcacaggtctggagtcagctctaatcagtctaagggatgtctaacgtttatgcttaagataatgttcagaattgtacgcacaaaccccacgtggaaatgttcctagtctatctgtgttttaaccaaccAGGTTAGAGCACCtgtatgtatgacgcagttaatgacgttatgtgaagGTATAactgttattgattggtgattgtaagcagagcggcctaggaactcattgagtgttgaagctggcttctgcgaatgaaactgcaaactatcttcagtaaacttgatttatttatttaaatctctgactccggctcttcttcatccaccagactggtcattctttgggtcaaactgtaaactatccttATAACATATAAGTGCATTTGCTAAGGAGAGTTAGAGGATATTGTGTATGAAGAATGCTCAACATGAAATAAAGACACCAGCAATAGACAACAGCATCATTAGCAAGTTCTTTATATCTGTGGTGTATCGACTACTATAGTGCCAgtaccaggcccggattggcaaATCGCAAGGACCaggagaattcctggtgggcaggtctgttttttggccacgAGTTCTTAGCTGCTTGctctctcagcagtcacactttttatttatttatttaattatttatttatttattttaccatagcctcactctttttattcattgtttttcagcagctccgctctttttatttattttcttgcagccccgtgagcaaaatgcagcctgcaggttaatgatgacagcCCCTTAGTGAATACAAGAATTCAAATAATGAATATacatgaatattacacctgctcaatgaaaatcagacgattcactacattaataaatctgtcataacttgatcagaaatctaaaaatgggAGAAAAAGTTTAAGCAATCAATAGAAATACTGTGGTTAAGAGTTTTGCTGATAACAATTAAATACTTATTTTCTATTCCAAATGCAGCAGCGTAACAGCGCCATTGTCGTCCAGTGGTCAACAC contains:
- the si:dkey-23a13.8 gene encoding histone H3 is translated as MARTKQTARKSTGGKAPRKQLATKAARKSAPATGGVKKPHRYRPGTVALREIRRYQKSTELLIRKLPFQRLVREIAQDFKTDLRFQSSAVMALQEASEAYLVGLFEDTNLCAIHAKRVTIMPKDIQLARRIRGERA
- the si:dkey-23a13.6 gene encoding histone H2A-like → MSGRGKTGGKARAKAKTRSSRAGLQFPVGRVHRLLRKGNYAQRVGAGAPVYLAAVLEYLTAEILELAGNAARDNKKTRIIPRHLQLAVRNDEELNKLLGGVTIAQGGVLPNIQAVLLPKKTEKAAKGK
- the si:dkey-23a13.7 gene encoding histone H4, which translates into the protein MSGRGKGGKGLGKGGAKRHRKVLRDNIQGITKPAIRRLARRGGVKRISGLIYEETRGVLKVFLENVIRDAVTYTEHAKRKTVTAMDVVYALKRQGRTLYGFGG